A stretch of the Aegilops tauschii subsp. strangulata cultivar AL8/78 chromosome 4, Aet v6.0, whole genome shotgun sequence genome encodes the following:
- the LOC109733461 gene encoding laccase-3, translating into MEATTATKRLMGLCCCLSGVLLLSFLLPGALAEERFYEFVVQETVVKRLCQTNRIITVNGQFPGPTIEVHNGDTLAIRAVNMAQYNVTLHWHGLRQLRNGWADGPEFVTQCPIRPGSSYTYRYTIQEQEGTLWWHAHSSWLRATVHGALIILPKRGMPYPFPKPDKEFPVVLAEWWRRDPIAVLRQSMVTGAPPNVSDTILINGQPGDFLPCSSQETSIIPVVAGETNLVRIINAAMNSELFVSLAGHKMTVVAADAVYTKPFETTVVLLGPGQTTDVLVTAHAAAPGRYYLGARVYASAQNVPFDNTTATAIFQYKNAAGCPPTGAGAGVGGHTGLGRPRSSGNPGRAGPAPMFPMLPANNDTNTATGFSNLIRSPGPVKVPGPVTQEVFTTIGFGLFNCQPGPFCQGPNNTRFGASMNNVSFQLPNTVSLLQAHYHRIPGVFTEDFPARPPVVFDYTSQNVPRALWQPVKGTRLYRVKYGAVVQMVFQDTGIFAAEEHPMHIHGYHFYVLATGFGNYNPRRDEAKFNMVDPPSRNTIGVPVGGWAVVRFLADNPGVWLVHCHIDAHLTGGLAMALVVEDGKTELQTTMPPPLDLPLCGL; encoded by the exons ATGGAGGCGACCACGGCGACGAAACGCCTCATGGGGCTCTGCTGCTGCCTCTCTGGTGTTCTTCTGCTCTCCTTCCTGCTCCCCGGCGCACTGGCGGAGGAGCGATTCTACGAGTTCGTT GTCCAGGAGACGGTGGTGAAGCGGCTGTGCCAGACCAACAGGATCATCACAGTGAACGGGCAGTTCCCGGGGCCGACCATCGAGGTGCACAACGGCGACACGCTGGCGATCAGGGCGGTGAACATGGCGCAGTACAACGTGACCCTCCACTGGCACGGCCTCCGGCAGCTGCGGAACGGGTGGGCGGACGGGCCGGAGTTCGTGACGCAGTGCCCCATCCGGCCGGGGTCCAGCTACACGTACCGCTACACCATCCAGGAGCAGGAGGGCACCCTGTGGTGGCACGCGCACAGCTCCTGGCTCCGCGCCACCGTGCACGGCGCGCTCATCATCCTTCCCAAGCGCGGCATGCCCTACCCCTTCCCCAAGCCCGACAAGGAGTTCCCCGTCGTCCTGG CGGAGTGGTGGAGGAGGGACCCGATCGCGGTGCTCAGGCAGTCCATGGTCACCGGTGCGCCGCCCAACGTCTCTGACACCATCCTCATCAACGGCCAGCCCGGGGATTTCCTCCCGTGCTCCAGCCAAG AGACAAGTATCATTCCGGTGGTCGCTGGCGAGACGAACCTGGTACGCATCATCAACGCGGCCATGAACTCCGAGCTCTTCGTCTCCCTCGCCGGCCACAAGATGACGGTGGTCGCCGCCGACGCCGTGTACACCAAGCCCTTCGAGACAACCGTCGTGCTCCTTGGCCCCGGACAGACCACCGACGTCCTCGTCAccgcccacgccgccgccccTGGCCGCTACTACCTCGGCGCCCGCGTCTACGCCTCAGCGCAGAACGTCCCCTTCGACAACACCACCGCCACCGCCATCTTCCAGTACAAGAACGCGGCCGGCTGCCCGCCCACAGGGGCAGGCGCTGGCGTTGGAGGCCACACCGGCCTAGGCCGTCCCCGATCCTCTGGCAATCCCGGCCGCGCAGGGCCGGCGCCGATGTTCCCAATGCTGCCAGCGAACAACGACACGAACACGGCGACCGGGTTCTCGAACCTCATCCGGAGCCCGGGGCCGGTGAAGGTGCCGGGACCGGTGACACAGGAGGTGTTCACCACCATTGGCTTCGGTCTGTTCAACTGCCAGCCGGGCCCGTTCTGCCAGGGCCCCAACAACACCCGGTTCGGCGCGAGCATGAACAACGTGTCGTTCCAGCTCCCCAACACCGTCTCCCTGCTGCAGGCGCACTACCACCGCATCCCCGGCGTCTTCACCGAGGACTTCCCCGCTCGCCCGCCGGTGGTCTTCGACTACACCTCGCAGAACGTCCCCCGAGCGCTGTGGCAGCCCGTGAAGGGCACGCGGCTGTACCGCGTCAAGTACGGCGCCGTGGTGCAGATGGTGTTCCAGGACACGGGCATCTTCGCCGCGGAGGAGCACCCCATGCACATCCACGGCTACCACTTCTACGTGCTCGCCACCGGCTTCGGCAACTACAACCCCAGGCGGGACGAGGCCAAGTTCAACATGGTCGACCCGCCCAGCCGGAACACCATCGGCGTGCCTGTCGGCGGGTGGGCCGTGGTGCGCTTCCTGGCAGACAACCCGGGCGTGTGGCTGGTGCACTGCCACATCGACGCGCATCTCACCGGCGGGctcgccatggcgttggtggtggAGGACGGCAAGACCGAGCTCCAGACCACGATGCCGCCGCCGCTCGACCTGCCGCTCTGTGGCCTGTAG